ACAAGAATCATCCTCAATTAACGCGGTTTAAGAATACAAACAACCCTATTGGGGCCATTGCTAGTTATTTAAGGCATGTAGTTGATGAGGCTGATAAGAGAGGCTCCAACTTTAACAGAAGTAAGATTATAAACAAAAAATTTAATGGAAAAATACTTGTCACAAGTGGACAAGTCGAATACGAATTCAAGCATCTATTAGGCAAACTAAAAGGAAGAAACCCTGAGCTATATGAACAGTTAAAGATGGTTAAAGCAATAGAACTTCATCCAATGCTGCAAAAAGTAAGTGGAAATGTGGAAGATTGGGAAATAATTTAGCTAAAACACAACATAACAATTGCGTTAACGCGGGCTGCCAAAAGCTGCGCCGCTTCGCTATGCATCTTTTGCAGTAAATATTGGACGTACATAAGAAAATAAGTTTAAAATTTCCACATTGTTCAATGTTTTTTTTTCAAATATCAATGAGAGGGTAACAGTAAGAAGACCAAACAATTATTCACCATCAGACTGAGAAGAACTTATAAACTAATGTACGTACCGTAACACATCCCCGTCCCGTAACAGGTCCCGTAACACTCGCTCGCAAATTTTAAAAAATATGCAGTTCACTCACGCCTAAAACCTTAACATTGATCGTCCGGTAAAGTTCCCCGCCCTGAATAGCGGAAGTTCCGGCTTTTCTTCGGCCGGTCTTCATCAATCCTTCATAAAAGTGGGGTATGGTCTGTTTCAGGATTAAAATATGGGCGAAAGTTGTGGGTGATTTGATTTCCAAAAAAATCAATATATTAATAATAAGCCTCTTTTTATTGCTTTATATTGTGCCCCTGGGTGTACGGCCGATCATTATTCCCGATGAATCGCGTTATGCTGAAATCCCGCGCGAAATGATCGCTTCCGGCGATTGGACCGTTCCTCGTCTAAACGGGCTGAAGTATTTTGAAAAACCTGTACTGGGATACTGGCTGAATGCCGCGTCGATCAAACTGTTTGGAGAAAATGCCTTTGCCGTACGCTTGCCTTCGGCAATTGCGACCGGTTTTACGGCGCTTATGATTTTGTTACTGATGCGGCGGTTTGCTGAAGGAAGTTCTACCGGAATCATCGCCGCCGCTGTATTTCTTACCTGTTTTGAAGTTTATGGCGTGGGAACTTTCAGTGTTCTTGACAGCATACTTTCCATGTTTTTAACGGGTGCCATGGCATCATTTTTTTTTGCCTGTCAGACGGAGCCCTTCACAAAAAAGAAACAAGGGTTTCTTTTTTTATTTGGTTTGTTTTGCGGACTGGCATTCCTTACAAAGGGTTTTCTGGCATTTGCCGTTCCTGTTTTGGCCATCATCCCGTTTCTGATCTGGGAAAATCGCTGGAAAGAACTGATCATCATTTTATGGCTGCCGCTGGTTGCCGCCGTTCTAATTGCCTTGCCATGGGCCGTAATGATACACCTCAAGGAACCTGATTATTGGAACTTTTTTTTCTG
This window of the Candidatus Desulfatibia profunda genome carries:
- a CDS encoding DNA lyase, with translation MRLWSIHPCYLDAKGLVALWREGLLAQNVLKGNTMGYKNHPQLTRFKNTNNPIGAIASYLRHVVDEADKRGSNFNRSKIINKKFNGKILVTSGQVEYEFKHLLGKLKGRNPELYEQLKMVKAIELHPMLQKVSGNVEDWEII